AAGGTGGCCGGTGAGCTGGCCGCTGGCAAGGTGGTGGGCTGGCTCCAGGGCCGCATGGAGTGGGGCCCCCGGGCCTTGGGCAACCGGAGCATCCTGGCGGATCCCCGGCAGGAAGGAATGCAGAAGAAGCTCAATCTCAAGATCAAGTTCCGGGAGGGCTTCCGGCCCTTTGCGCCGGCGGTGCTGGCCGAGGAGGCCGAGAAGCTCTTCCAGCTGCCGGAGCCGTCGCCCTACATGCTCCTGGTGGCGCCGGTGGCCGAGGCCGTGCGCCGGCCGGTGCCGGCCCTGGGGGAGGAGGCGGATCTGGCCAGCCGTCTGTATCAGCAGCGCTCCCTCATCCCGGCCGTCACCCATGTGGACTATTCGGCCCGGGTCCAGACCGTGCACCGGGAGACCAATCCCCGCTTCTGGCAGCTCATCGACGCCTTCCGGCAGGAGACCGGTCTTGGCGCCCTGGTGAACACCAGCTTCAACGTCCGGGGCGAGCCCATGGTGATGGGCCCGGAGGACGCTTACCGCTGCTTCATGCGCACCGGCATGGACCTCCTGGTCATGAACGACTGCCTGTTCGACAAGGCCGACCAGCCCCCCTGGCCCGAGAGCGACGACTGGCGCCGCACCCTGCCCCCGGACTGAGCCGGTGGGATACTGTCCAATCCCGGCCCATGAACGACGAGCATGGGCCATCAATCTCTGTTAATGTGGAGTTACGTACAATTCTCCTTTCCCCTGTCTGCTCCATGACCGATTCCCTGTCCCCCCCCCGCGACCAGACTCCGGACTCCATCCAGGTCCCAGCGGACGATGACCTCCAGTCCCTGGCCTTCCTGGCCAGGAGCCTGGGGGACGGCAACCGGCTGCGCATCCTCTTTGCCCTGGCGGCAGAAAAGAAGGCGGTGTCGCGGCTGGTGGAGGAGCTGGGGCTGTCCCAGCCCCTCGTCTCCCATCACCTCAAGGAGCTGCG
The genomic region above belongs to Thermodesulfobacteriota bacterium and contains:
- a CDS encoding ArsR/SmtB-type metalloregulator TsoR is translated as MTDSLSPPRDQTPDSIQVPADDDLQSLAFLARSLGDGNRLRILFALAAEKKAVSRLVEELGLSQPLVSHHLKELRRALLVRVERNGPFIYYEIADPRILDIAGRLRSLAVDLLAARSSF